One region of Camelina sativa cultivar DH55 chromosome 6, Cs, whole genome shotgun sequence genomic DNA includes:
- the LOC104791013 gene encoding uncharacterized protein LOC104791013, producing MEIEQVDLEPATTSDPLVGKSSCGSCLPGFGATTVKPSWWQRIHRNHLQEPRWWVRAFLKIREWSEIVAGPRWKTFIRRFNRDRRQGRDWDDGAKFRYDPLSYTLSFEDEYKDDDNDETGFGGVRSFSMRYASVPVDSSNTDDISVVDAVK from the coding sequence ATGGAAATTGAACAAGTAGATCTTGAGCCAGCGACCACCTCCGATCCACTTGTCGGTAAGTCGTCTTGCGGTTCCTGCCTCCCCGGCTTCGGAGCCACCACCGTTAAACCCTCCTGGTGGCAGCGAATACACAGAAACCACCTTCAAGAGCCACGTTGGTGGGTACGGGCGTTTCTAAAGATCCGAGAGTGGTCGGAGATCGTAGCTGGACCACGGTGGAAGACTTTCATACGCAGATTTAATCGGGATCGACGCCAAGGCCGCGACTGGGACGATGGCGCCAAATTCCGATATGATCCTTTGAGTTACACCTTGAGTTTCGAAGATGAATACAAAGATGACGACAACGACGAAACTGGATTTGGTGGAGTCAGAAGCTTTTCCATGCGCTACGCTTCTGTCCCCGTTGATTCTAGTAATACCGACGATATCAGCGTTGTCGACGCCGTGAAATGA
- the LOC104791014 gene encoding RING-H2 finger protein ATL48-like: protein MVVEKMSAVEPDMEDLFQEKKRVRNPLVPLGALMTAGVLTAGLISFRRGNSQLGQVLMRARVVVQGATVALMVGTAYYYGDNPWKKLLLSEIHGAEALSPKTSSEAAIALLNQKDSSSNSIISVLCFVISVLALIIIFLGVLHLVFKFLRKSSSLFPFPNFNPNSDPSSSSSPQLQHLFFLHDSGLDQTAIDALPVFLYGDVTMSLKESFDCAVCLSEFFDADKLRLLPVCGHAFHLHCIDMWLLSNSTCPLCRCSLSTSNFCFNHAETPGAPLSEHQQVDEGKVSISKSVLSVRLGRFKSTNGSQSQSQRHEVRGEIGVGVPRRCYSMGTHQYLECNQDFVVALSSSPREGNTSNK from the exons ATGGTTGTGGAGAAGATGAGTGCGGTAGAACCAGACATGGAAGATCTGTTCCAGGAGAAGAAGCGTGTCAGGAATCCTCTCGTTCCTCtcg GCGCACTTATGACTGCGGGAGTGCTTACGGCTGGGCTGATTAGTTTCAGAAGAGGCAATTCTCAGTTGGGGCAGGTTTTGATGAGAGCTAGGGTGGTCGTCCAAGGTGCTACTGTCGCTTTAATGGTTGGTACCGCTTATTACTACGGTGATAACCCCTGGAAGAAAT TGCTTTTGTCTGAAATCCATGGAGCAGAAGCTCTTTCACCTAAAACTTCATCTGAAGCGGCAATAGCTCTTCTGAACCAGAAAGATTCATCTTCAAACTCTATAAtctctgttttatgttttgttatctCTGTTCTTGCTcttatcatcatctttctcGGTGTCCTCCACTTGGTCTTTAAATTTCTCCGCAAGTCCTCAAGTTTATTTCCATTTCCCAATTTCAACCCCAACTCAGatccctcttcttcctcctccccTCAGCTCCAacacctcttcttcctccacgaCTCTGGTCTAGATCAGACCGCTATTGATGCACTTCCCGTGTTCCTTTACGGTGATGTAACTATGAGTCTGAAAGAGTCATTCGATTGTGCCGTCTGTCTCAGTGAGTTTTTTGATGCGGATAAGCTCAGGCTACTCCCAGTCTGTGGCCACGCGTTCCATCTTCACTGTATCGATATGTGGCTTCTCTCCAACTCTACTTGCCCTCTCTGCAGATGCTCACTCTCAACCTCAAACTTCTGCTTCAACCACGCAGAGACTCCTGGCGCCCCCTTGTCCGAGCATCAGCAAGTGGACGAAGGCAAAGTATCTATATCGAAAAGTGTCTTGTCTGTTCGTCTCGGTAGATTCAAAAGCACGAACGGGAGTCAAAGTCAAAGCCAACGGCATGAAGTCAGAGGTGAAATTGGGGTGGGAGTGCCAAGAAGGTGTTACTCAATGGGCACGCATCAGTATCTTGAATGCAATCAAGATTTTGTGGTGGCTCTGTCTTCATCTCCTCGTGAGGGAAATACCagtaataagtaa